The sequence AAGTTGGAGTTGGCCGGGATGTCGGGACTCGGAATTGAGAAAGTGGAGCATCTCATGACCAACGGAGAGTTGCCGACCGATGGGGAGAGTCGCGTCCGCGGCGAAGATTTCCTCAACTGGGTGGACCGCAGCGGTGCTCCGGTTGCGAATCAATAGGAAAAGCCGTCCTCCGCGCTGGCGGGTGACGGCTTTTTTCGTGAGTTCTTACATTCCGATTGACAGGTCGCCGGCGTCGGCCAGTTGGTCGAGCGAAATCAGCGAGCCATCCTCTTCTACTTGGAACATCTTGACTTGCTCTCCGGTGACGGAAAATTCGACGAAACACCCCCAGCAATAATACTGCTGGGTACCGATCTTGCCGATGTCGCGGCAGTTGCAGTGGGGACAACGCGTCATGTCGTGGGGTTCCTCCTTCGTCTGGGCGGCAGGGTCACAAGGCCTCGGTGAGTTCGGTGTCGTCGGGGACGATCAAATTGTCCGCACCCATCATGATCGTGGGACTTGCATGCAACAATTTCCGTCCTTGTCTCAGGTCCATGAGAAATCCTTCCGAGATCTCGTACCCTACAATTGTGTGCAAATTTTCATCTAAGTAAACATCTTCCACCGATCCCAGTAACGTTCCGCTCGTCGTCAAAACGTCCTTGCCCACGAAATGAATATCCCCGTCGATCAGGCTGCGTATCAAGCCCACTTCGTCACGGTACTCCTCAATCGAGGATCGGCTCTGCGTGATGATCGCGTCCTCACCGATGCTGTGCAACGCTCCTCGGCTGAGAATGCGGGCGACGGAGAGCAATCCGCCGCGTTCCAAGAGAAAGCTGTGAAACGTGCCTTCCGGAGAGAACAGGACGTCGCGCACTTCGCCGATGTTTTCACCAAGCTCCAAATCCACCACCGGTAGTCCCAGCAAATCTCTGGCTTTTCTCATGCGTGCGCCCCCTCCCCTCTCAGTTGGCTAGCGGTGCAGACGTTTCACCACGTCTGCCGTCTTCTGTGCGGCCTCACGGACTTCATCCACTGTATTGTGCCCCGAAAAACTGAACCGTATCGCCGACATCACCTCATCTTGCGAAAGTCCCATCGCTGTCAGCACATGCGAAGGTTGAAGAGCCCCCGCCGTGCAAGCCGAACCGCTGGAAGCCGCGATCCCCTGCATGTCCAAATTCATCAACAACCGCTCCGCCATGACACCGGGAAACGAGACGTTCAAGATCGAAGGTATGCTCTGCTCCGGAGAATTGATCACGTAGAGTGTCGGGTCCAGTTCCTGTTCAAAGACTTGCAGCATCGTGGTTCGCAACTCTCGGATGTGGGAAAGTTTCGTCTCACGCTCACCCTGGGAGAGTCGAACCGCTTCCCCCATGCCGACGATGCCGAGCAGATTCTCCGTTCCCCCGCGTCGTTTTCGCTCTTGGTTTCCACCGTGCAAAAACGGAGTCCACTTGAGGTTGTGGTGTACGTAGAGCGCACCGATCCCCTTGGGGGCGTGAATCTTGTGACCGGAGATCGAGAGCAGATCGACGTTCAATTTCTCAACGTCGAGTTCGAGCAACCCCAGAGCTTGTACAGCATCGGTGTGCATGACGATGCCCCGCTCCCGTGCGAGCGCTCCAATCTGTTCAACCGGCTGGATCGCTCCGGTCTCGTTGTTGACCATCATGACGGAGATTACTTGCGTGTCGGGACGCAATGCTTTTTCCACCGCTTCAAGGGGTACGATTCCGTTCAACTCCGGGTCTACGTAGGTCACCTCAAACCCTAACTGCTCCAAAAATTCACAGGTATTCAACACGGCATGATGCTCGATGCTCGTCGTGACGATGTGCTTGCCAAACTCTTGACGGGCCAACGCCGCACCGATCAGGGCCGAGTTGTCCGCCTCCGTGCCGCCGCTGGTGAAGACGATTTCCAAAGGTGAAGCATGCAGAACTTGGGCCACCTGCTCCCGCGCCCCCTCCACGGCCGCTTTCGCCTGTCGTCCTGCTTGGTGAACGCTGGACGGATTGCCGTACATGTCACCCAAGAAGGGTTCCATCGCTTGTCGCACACCGGGAGCGACGGCGGTGGTCGCCGCGTTGTCGAGGTAAATCTTCATAGTCGTGACCACTCCTTGCTGACTGGTACTCGTTATGTACAAAAAGGTATGTGGAAGTCACCACATACCCGACTTGACGATCGGTCTGTCTTAGATGTAAAACATGTAATTCGTGCCACCATGGCGCTTTTTCTCAATGAGATCCTTGAGATTGGTGCCATCCAACACCGTGTTGATGGAGTCGCGAACTTTTTCCCAGAGATCGGCCAGCTCTTCCTCGGGGTCTTCTACGATGGTGATCGGCCCTTCAAGGACGCGAATGATGTCGCCGACTGTGATCTCATGCGGCGCTTTCGCCAGGACGTAGCCACCGTATGCGCCCCGGATGCTGCGTACCAATCCGGCATTGCGAAGCGGTGCGATCAACTGCTCCAAGTAATGTTCAGAAAGCGATTGACGCTCTGCAACCGATTTCAATGATACGGGGCCTTCCCCGAAGAACATGCCGAGGTCGATCATCAATGTGACCCCATAACGTCCCTTAGTTGAAAGTTTCATGATCCCATTCTCTCCTCTGTACATACGGTTGAAAAACGCGGGTTGCCCATTTCAATCCCCACTCCGTCGGATGTCCGATCGTGAGGGAGAATAAAATCGTCCCGATGGAGAACGGTCCGCCAAGGAAGATCCCGACGATAACCGCCGAGACTTCAATCATCGTCCGTACCCATCGGATGCTCCACCCCGTTTTCTGGTTGATCGACAACATGAGCCAGTCGCGGGGACCTGCCCCCAGTTGCGACGCGATGTAGAACCCTACACCAAAGCCCATGATGACCACCGAAACGGCAAATTGAAGCAACATCCAATACCAGTGCGTCTGTTCCGGGATCAACGGTTTGATCCAGTCACAGTACGGCCCCAACATGAGAATGTTGATCAACGTGCCGATCTTGGGCCAACTTTTCGCCATCCAACAGGCAATCGCCAGCATCGGCAGTCCGACAAGTTGGTTCGCCACCCCAAAGGACAGCGGAGTGTGCAACGTCACTCCAATGTGCAACACGTCCCATGGAGAAGCTCCCATGTTGGCTCCAATGACGCCGCGAATGCCAAAGGCCATGATGAGCAGGCCGACGTTCATTATGATCAGTCTGCGCAGAAACATCTGCCAGTACGGTTCTTGCTTTTTGGTCAAATTCTTCGTCAACGGAATCTGTTCCCTAGTATGGGTCTCAGTCTGCACGACTATCCTCCGTTCCGTTCACCGCGCCATTGGCGCAGGCGTTCCGCTAAAACTTGCTCGTACCCGTTGCGGGTGGGGTGGTAGAACGTTGTGCCGTGCAATTCTTCCGGCAGGTACGGCTGTTCGACATAATTCCCCGGGAAATTATGCGGATAGAGATATCCTTGACCGTGACCTAACTTCGAAGCCCCTTTGTAGTGGGCGTCGCGCAGGTGCGGAGGCACTTCGACGGAGCTGCCTTCGCGGATCATTTGGAGAGCTGCGTTGATTCCATTGTACGCAGCGTTCGACTTCGGAGCGGTGGCGAGATACGTAACCGCTTGTCCGAGGATGATTCGCCCCTCCGGCATGCCGATCACTTCGACCGCTTGGAACGCGGAGAGAGCAATCTGCAAAGCACGAGGGTCG comes from Tumebacillus amylolyticus and encodes:
- a CDS encoding PRC-barrel domain-containing protein produces the protein MRKARDLLGLPVVDLELGENIGEVRDVLFSPEGTFHSFLLERGGLLSVARILSRGALHSIGEDAIITQSRSSIEEYRDEVGLIRSLIDGDIHFVGKDVLTTSGTLLGSVEDVYLDENLHTIVGYEISEGFLMDLRQGRKLLHASPTIMMGADNLIVPDDTELTEAL
- a CDS encoding cysteine desulfurase family protein, translating into MKIYLDNAATTAVAPGVRQAMEPFLGDMYGNPSSVHQAGRQAKAAVEGAREQVAQVLHASPLEIVFTSGGTEADNSALIGAALARQEFGKHIVTTSIEHHAVLNTCEFLEQLGFEVTYVDPELNGIVPLEAVEKALRPDTQVISVMMVNNETGAIQPVEQIGALARERGIVMHTDAVQALGLLELDVEKLNVDLLSISGHKIHAPKGIGALYVHHNLKWTPFLHGGNQERKRRGGTENLLGIVGMGEAVRLSQGERETKLSHIRELRTTMLQVFEQELDPTLYVINSPEQSIPSILNVSFPGVMAERLLMNLDMQGIAASSGSACTAGALQPSHVLTAMGLSQDEVMSAIRFSFSGHNTVDEVREAAQKTADVVKRLHR
- the cymR gene encoding cysteine metabolism transcriptional regulator CymR yields the protein MKLSTKGRYGVTLMIDLGMFFGEGPVSLKSVAERQSLSEHYLEQLIAPLRNAGLVRSIRGAYGGYVLAKAPHEITVGDIIRVLEGPITIVEDPEEELADLWEKVRDSINTVLDGTNLKDLIEKKRHGGTNYMFYI
- a CDS encoding YitT family protein, with the protein product MQTETHTREQIPLTKNLTKKQEPYWQMFLRRLIIMNVGLLIMAFGIRGVIGANMGASPWDVLHIGVTLHTPLSFGVANQLVGLPMLAIACWMAKSWPKIGTLINILMLGPYCDWIKPLIPEQTHWYWMLLQFAVSVVIMGFGVGFYIASQLGAGPRDWLMLSINQKTGWSIRWVRTMIEVSAVIVGIFLGGPFSIGTILFSLTIGHPTEWGLKWATRVFQPYVQRREWDHETFN